The sequence below is a genomic window from Pleurocapsa sp. PCC 7327.
AGTTGCGCCTTAGCCTCTTCGGCTTCCCAGGAAGTACTCAATCCTATGGCTCGAAATGCTTCTTCGGCGCGATCGAGCTGGCGCAGAATGCGAGCGATTCGCCGTTGTTTTTTGCGAATGGTGTGGCGCACGATTTCAGTGGGGTGAGCGGTAAAGACAAGGCGAATGTCGAGTTGGTTGAGCAATCGCTGAATTAACTGGGGTGGTACGTTTAGTTGTTTGAGATAGGGAAAAAGCCATTGAAAGGTTCCTGCTTTGGGCGCGTTGGCATTTTCGTTGAAGAAACTTTTTTCTAAGAGGTTGACTCCCAGCGCTGCGGGAGGAGTATTGATATTGTCTAATTGGCTGCCATGTTGACTGAGGTCGCTCGAGTCTTGAGAAGAAGCCAGCCTCTCAAGCTGTCGATCGCGTTGCTCGTAGTGCTGTTCGACAATGTTGATCAGTTGGAAATAGAGGGCAAAGGCACGAGATGCCAGAATGGCTTGGTTGAGTTCGAGCTGTTCGATCGTTTGCGCGATCGCGGAGGCAGGAATTTCTGTTGCCTGTCCTTCTGGCGAACAAATCGATCGCAATTTTTTGAGTAAATCGACGGCTTCTTGTCCATATTCGGAGCGCAGCGCAGATTCCCACAAATCTTCGACTAATTTGAGACGATGGCGCAAAAGAAGTTCTGACGTGGAGAAGATGCTAACGTCTGGGACGGACGGGCGAAGCAACGAACTCATAGAAACCTCAATAGCTAATAATAACTGTTAATTATAGAGACACTTGGAACGCTGCAAAATACTATTGTCATGGCAATCTAACGAACGAGCAGCACCGAGCAAGGAGCGTGATGGACGACGTAATTGCTAACGCTACCGAGCAGCATTTCGCTCAATCCAGAACGGCCGCGATGCCCAATGACAATTAGATTCGCCTGCCACTCGCGAGCCACTTGACAAATGGTACGAGCCGGACTGCCAGGAATTTGCTCGTACTGAACCCTAACTCCCGCCTTAATTGCTTTTTGCGCGAGAGATTGCAAAACTTCCACGCCTTGCCTCTCAAACTCCTGCCATTGCTGCCGCCAAATCTCCAAGGTCAGGTCATTGCCGGCCGCTGGATACATTTCTGTCAAATTAGGAGGAATGGGCAAAGGACTATTCTCTTCTTCTGGCGAGAGCGCGTGCAATAACATTAAACTGGCGTTATTTTTTTGAGCTAGAGATAGGGCGCGCTCAAAGACATTTTTGTGGATTTCTGACATGTCTATTGCTACTAAGATTTTGTCGAAGCTCATCTTGCCTCCATTGCGATCGCGCAAACATCAAAATTTCTCGTTGAAACAGCTTTAATTAACGATCTTTAACTGCTCCTGTAAATATCTCGTCCATTGCGCTGCTAGGGAAATTTCTGTAAAGGGAATTTGAATCGGACTCTCTGGCTCATCGAAACTAAACTCGATCGCAGGTTTGCCCTTTGTCGGTAAAGATTCTAACGTTACGGGTTGCTTATCGACCAAAAGCCGAATATCTCGAACGCGATCGAGAGAGAAACTCTGCAAATCGATCGGACCGGAACGGGTTGGCTTTCCCCAAATCAGCGTTTTTCCGGTTTGACCTAAAACCGCATAAATGTCGTATTTAGCGCGATCGAATGGTTCTGCCCAACGACGATAGGCTTCGATTTTCTGGTATTCACTCCAACCCATCCACGCCAGCCAGAAAAAAATGACGAGCAAGGGCAACCAGAAGAGACCTCTTTCCATGGTTCGATGTTCCGGATATAGTATTGGATTAACAGCGAAGTCCGAGCCAAGATTGTTACGATCCAAGATAAAGACACTTTTATCGAATTGAAATAGGCAGATTTTATGACGACATCCTATGTAACTTCTTCTGCAAGAGCTGAGATGAGCGAACTTCGGCGATTGAAAGGCTTGCTGCCGCCGGAGTTGCAAAGCTGGGTGATGGTGGAAGGCACGACAGAAGTCAATCCCCCTCTAATTCGGTGCGAAGAAATCAGTCGAGACGAAGTAGAGATCCAAATCGACTTAGCCAAATGGGAAAATCTGGCGATCGACCAGCGCAATCTCATATTTTGGCACGAAGTCGCTCGGATTCAAAACGATACAATTCCCAGAGAGGGATGGGAAATGGCAGCCTTAGCCATTGGTTTGGGCGGGGCGGTTGGAGAACTTTGGGTACAGGATGGGTTATTGCTGATTTTAGCGCTGGGGTTGTGCGGAATTTCTGGCTATCGACTCTGGCAGAAAAATAACGGAGAACGGGTTTATAAGGAAGCGATCGAAGCCGATGAAAAAGCGATCGCGCTGGCAACTCGTTTTGGCTATACGCTTCCCAATGCCTACAAAAGTTTGGGCAGCGCCCTCAAGACGCTCATAGAGCAAACTCCCAATCGCCGTCAGCGCAA
It includes:
- a CDS encoding DUF3318 domain-containing protein → MTTSYVTSSARAEMSELRRLKGLLPPELQSWVMVEGTTEVNPPLIRCEEISRDEVEIQIDLAKWENLAIDQRNLIFWHEVARIQNDTIPREGWEMAALAIGLGGAVGELWVQDGLLLILALGLCGISGYRLWQKNNGERVYKEAIEADEKAIALATRFGYTLPNAYKSLGSALKTLIEQTPNRRQRKKYESRLQALRRSASKAKASMKQETP
- a CDS encoding universal stress protein — translated: MSFDKILVAIDMSEIHKNVFERALSLAQKNNASLMLLHALSPEEENSPLPIPPNLTEMYPAAGNDLTLEIWRQQWQEFERQGVEVLQSLAQKAIKAGVRVQYEQIPGSPARTICQVAREWQANLIVIGHRGRSGLSEMLLGSVSNYVVHHAPCSVLLVR